gtgttttctgggaaaaaagtacctgatttgagcgtcggagggcctgacccgagaACTTTTCCCctgatttctggtctctaacgactcgtgggcttgtctgagtgtgcgcagagcaacaacgtcatcgtcctggtcatcttTCTTCGTCAGCCGTCTGTGCGAACCTCTCCAGGGGGGTACCAGGTAGATCCGACGCTTCGGCGAGTTTCCGTCAACTTCCAGTCCATCAAGGTCCGCCtccatctgactcagcttccggacgggatcaacctACAAGCCTAAGATTAGGAGGCAACAAAGTGTGTTGATTTCTGAACATTGATAGAGGGCTCGAAAGACAAGTGGTTCCCTTCTATTTAAAAGAAACAGAAGTTGTTGTTAGAGTGGGGTTAATGCAGAGTTCAAATGCCAAGGgggtgtaggaccgtgatcgttcgatagaggggggtgaatatcgattcgaaaaagtcgagtaaaactacgcagcggaaaagtaaatgaacactgttatttttacttcgttcggagcctgtgacgactcctactcgaaggcccgtggtccttgaccactttcgttgggcaatcactagcaattcgaatatacttacaaaatgaatacaggaaatgcaagtgaaacaaagtaatatcgacaaaagaaattaactaaaaaaccggaggagcactttgTCGAAGCTTTGTTGTCGTCGCAGgcacgtagagcagcaggaccagcagtagaagagttctcagattgattgttgtttttattctgaagctcctgcctggggcttcttttatatgttgctccgggcgcctggattccttccgggggcctggaatgtgacgtagctgctcaaaccgtgatgctccacgtggcgacgactcggctggatataatttgccttccgggcgcccggaccccctctgggcgcccggaccaccttgttccagaaaactcccttttcctgcaaaacaaagttagtctgaggcaatatataacctgcaacatagattgttagcacattttataatagtatgaattagcacaagttagtatgacttagattccgtctttccgagaccagaatctagtcacgatctcgacttagatatccgaaatggatctaagccggatcgacgcctaatgttcccttccggggaacgcgtcctcgcagtcactcccctccagtgacttacctcacttacctgccagacgtctggtcagcccgtcgacccgtctggacttctcgccaagcgtccggtcagcccgtcgacccgcttggacttctcgccaagcgtccggtcagcccgtcgacccgctggacttcttgccaagcgtccggtcagcccgtcgacccgcttggacttctcgccagctatccggtcagcccgtcgacctagctggacttcgtgccagacatccggtcagcccgtcgacctgtttggacttctcctgcacactcgatcagagtgttagatcaacaatagactaacttaacctgatttgtcattcatcaaaatctgggttaaattgttagtgctaaccgcaccaacaggggGACCAACCAAAAACAGGTCAAAGATGGGAAGAGCGGCTGATGTAGGGGGTCAAAGACAACATAGCCGGCCGAGCGGGTGGAAACAGGTCGATTGTTCTTCAAAACGTCAAGTGAATATGGCCGTCCACTCTGCGAAAGGTCTCATAATGCCGAATGGATATTATTATCCACTCTGCGAAAAAATGTCCCATAATCAAATAGTTGCCCATTGCTTTGTCTGGTCAGATCGCTCGTTCGGCCGGACGAAAGCAGTGCTTTGATACTTGTGCGATTAGAAAAAGGAAACTAGATGTTTATAGGTACGACGACCATATAAAGGCTTGTCCGACCGAACCGCTTGTCTGGTCGGACGGAGGGCGATCTACTGAACCAGACGACTATAAAGGCTAGTTTGACTGAATTGCTTGTCCGGTCAGACGGTGATAATCTATTGAGTCATACGCCCAAGAGAACTCTCCGACCGAGCAAGCGGGGAGTCCTGGCCAAGTGTCTCTCGCTCAGCCAACAGTGGGACTCTTGTACAGCTCATTGTATTTTTTTGGGAGTTTGTGCCGTTGACAACAAAACATGATCAGTAGATAAAGCATAAAACAGAAGTTTCCCATTGTCACATCAGGGATTTGCACGCTATGTTAAGGAATTATGTTAGGGACATTTTTCTAACTTGCCTTTTCATAGGAAAAATAGAGAAACGTGCATacgctttgagaagcgtgcacgtacGCCTGAGGGTCACTATATAAAGGGGTTTATATATCGGGAGAGGTATGCATTATTTGTAATTACACTCTTATTGCTGCTACAGTTCTCTTTATTCTTTACTATTATCGAtaactgacttgaacgtcggaggacaAACACAGGGACTCCTAGTCCCTGATATTGACTTTCTTGATTTTGTAAAACAGAGCGGAGTCTTCACATATTCAATCGTAGAGTCACATCCTTAACTAGCTATCTTTATtattttcggacaagatcaaaaaTCAATAAAACTATAGCACAATTGTAAAAACTATTGTCTTATTACTCTATATTGGGTTAGGGTGCACTAAGGATTAATGTGGAAAGAGTGATTAATCCCTTCCTTGTGAGTTGGTGTACTCATTATAATcactaaaatttaattatgctTTATTCATATTTGTAATTGTATGATTTGGACAATTAGAGATTTTGATCCAGATATAATAGTTTAAGAATGCTATTTTAAAAaccaaataattttaaagaataagATTAACATTTTAAATATGTgccaaaattaactttaaaaactgtataatattaatttatagCACAAATAACTACTCGAAGACTACTATTGTTCGTTGGTAGCAACAGCAGGATGCTGTGTTACGAAGAAGGCAGGAAATTTATTCGAGATAAAGTTAGATCGGTTGAGTAAGCAGAGAAGTAGCTTCACTTTGCGGCAATGGAGACTCTGCAACCAACCAACGCTTGGCCACCTACACGGTTAGGTGTGTGAATGAGACTCGAGCCAAAGAATCACCACCACCCTCGCTCGAATCACACCTTGCATGCCTACAAAAGCCCAACTCCTTCCTTCCCAATCCACCCATCCATCCCTCTCACTCTCCAAACCCAACTCCACCAATGGAGGCGAGCGCCGGACTCGTCGCCGGATCCCACAACCGCAACGAGCTCGTCCTCATCCGCGGGCACGAAGAGGTAGGGAGATCGCGCCACACTTTGGCGACCCGTGTCTTAGCTTGTTGTGTAAACGTCTTTTTTGATGGTTTTGGCGATTTTGTGGTCGGTGATGTTGCAGCCGAAGCCGTTGAAGGCGCTCAATGGTCAGGTGTGTGAGATATGCGGCGACGAGATCGGGTTGACCGTCGACGGGGATCTGTTCGTTGCGTGCAACGAGTGCGGGTTCCCCGTTTGCCGGCCGTGCTACGAGTATGAGCGACGGGAAGGAACTCAACTCTGCCCACAGTGCAAGACCCGCTACAAGAGGCTAAAAGGTTAGCTCTTAATTTGTCTCGATCATCTGCTTTCAATTATTGAAAGCTGACTATCGATCTCGACATGTTATGTACGAAGGGAGCCCAAGAGTGGAgggagatgaagatgaagaagatgtggACGACATCGAACATGAATTCAAAATGGAAGAAGAGCAAAGCAAGAAGCAGCAGCAACCTCTGCTAAACAAGCACATCACTGAGGCGATGCTCTATGGGAAAATGAGCTATGGCAGAGGACCCGAAGACGAAGACAACAATACTCAGTTCCCTCCCATCATAACCAGCTCGCTCTCTCGTCCGGTAAGCTGAAACTTTTTCTTTATAATTCGAACTACGGTACATCTAAATGTGCATGATTTGATATGCAAACTCAGGTGAGCGGGGAGTTCCCCATAACAAATGCTAGCAACCATGGAGACTTCTCATCAACGCTGCACAAGCGTATCCATCCATATCCAATGTCTGAGCCAGGTATACGAGTGATTGCAAAAGGAGTTTTAATATGTAACAAGAATTAACATTTACGTAAGTGGCTGATTAGCAGGGAGTGCAAGGTGGGATGAGAAGAAAGAAGGTGGGTGGAAAGAAAGAATGGAAGAGTGGAAATCGAAACAAAACTTGCTTGGAGGTGATCCAGATGAAGTCGATCCTGAGATTGCCCTGTATACACTCCTACCGCCTTTCCTTTCTTTGttagttctttttttttctctctctctctctgtgaaACTTCTATCACGATCATTGTCTTGATGCAGAATGGACGAAGCGAGACAACCATTGTCAAGGAAGGTGGCAATAGCTTCAAGCAAGATCAACCCCTACCGCATGGTGATCGTTCTCCGTCTCGTTGTTCTAGCATTCTTCCTCCGGTACCGGATCCTTCACCCGGTGGAGGACGCGATCGGGCTCTGGTTGACCTCGATCATATGCGAGATTTGGTTTGCTATCTCTTGGATTCTCGATCAATTCCCTAAATGGTTCCCCATCGACCGCGAGACTTATCTCGATCGCCTCTCCCTCAGGTACACGCCCAAGTCCAAATTTCTTCATCGAACACCTTGCAGCTTTATGTAGGAGACTGACTGCCACTTTGTCCAATCGCAGATACGAGAGGGAAGGGGAGCCGTCGATGTTATCGCCCGTGGACATCTTCGTGAGCACAGTGGATCCCTTGAAGGAGCCTCCGCTGGTCACTGCCAACACTGTGCTCTCCATCTTGGCTGTTGACTACCCAGTGGACAAGGTGTCCTGTTACGTGTCGGACGATGGAGCTTCGATGCTCACATTCGAGTCGCTCTCGGAGACAGCCGAGTTCGCCAGGAAATGGGTTCCCTTCTGCAAGAAGTTCAACATCGAGCCTCGAGCTCCGGAAATGTACTTCTCGCAGAAAGTGGACTACCTCAAGGACAAAGTCCAGCCCACCTTCGTCAAGGACCGCCGAGTCATGAAGGTGCATATTTGAATCATTCCCTCTGCAATCATTCAATCTTATATAGTGGTGAAAATTTTGGGCAGAGGGAGTACGAAGAGTTCAAAGTTCGGATCAATGCGCTGGTGGCAAAAGCCATGAAAGTCCCTACTGAAGGCTGGATCATGCAAGATGGTACGCCATGGCCGGGCAACAACACGCGGGATCACCCTGGCATGATCCAGGTCTTCTTGGGACACAGCGGAGGCCATGACACCGAGGGCAATGAGCTCCCTCGCCTGGTCTACGTCTCTCGAGAGAAGAGACCGGGGTTTCAACATCACAAGAAGGCCGGCGCCATGAATGCTCTGGTACATCACGCGATCACTACTGCTTCACGATTTGGATTTCAAATGCACCCTTCTCCTCTGATGTTGCTTACTAACTTTAGTTTAATTTACAAACCTGCAAATTGAACTGGCAGATTCGCGTGTCCGCAGTTCTAACGAATGCCCCATTTATGCTCAACTTGGACTGCGACCACTACATCAACAACAGCAAGGCCGTGAGAGAGTCCATGTGTTTCCTGATGGACCCTCAGATTGGCAAAAGAGTGTGTTTTGTCCAATTTCCGCAAAGATTCGACGGCATCGATAGGCACGATCGGTATGCGAACAGAAACACAGTCTTCTTTGATGTACGTACGGTGGTTCAACAATCCTCGTTTAATTTCTATAAGCAACAAGTAGCTAGCCAATCATTGACGTGACGCCGATCCGTTCTGCTTCTCCAGATCAACATGAAAGGTTTAGATGGAATCCAAGGGCCAGTGTACGTGGGGACAGGGTGCGTCTTTAGGAGACAAGCTCTCTACGGCTACAACCCTCCGAAAGGACCCAAACGCCCAAAAATGGTGACCTGCGACTGCTGCCCCTGCTTCGGCCGTCGCAAGAAACTCAAGTACTCCAAAAGTGGAGCAAATGAGTCGACCGCAGTCGATGGAGGTGGTGATTTATTGCTCGGACATTTGCAGTTAATTTTAATCGCTGACCACTAGTAAAggatctaattaattaacttcgATGTTAGGAGTACTGGACGAGGACAAGGAGCTGTTAATGTCACAGATGAACTTTGAGAAGAGATTTGGGCAGTCAGCAGCATTTGTGACATCGACACTGATGGAGGAAGGTGGAGTGCCTCCCTCGTCCAGCCCAGAAGCCTTGCTCAAAGAAGCCATTCATGTCATCAGCTGCGGCTACGAAGACAAGAGCGATTGGGGACTAGAGGTAATTAATTGACCAAGAATGAGGAGAGTCGATCGATTATTTTATGATTTGCAACGTAACAGGCAGATTTTAAGCTAAGGGAGGTGCATGGATTGTGGTCCGGTGCAGATTGGCTGGATCTACGGGTCGATCACAGAGGACATCTTGACAGGGTTCAAGATGCACTGCCGCGGCTGGCGGTCAATCTACTGCATGCCGAAGCTGGCGGCGTTCAAAGGTTCGGCTCCGATCAACCTCTCGGATCGGCTGAACCAGGTGCTGCGGTGGGCGCTTGGGTCGGTGGAGATTTTCTTCAGTCGCCATAGCCCAGTGTTGTATGGCTACAAGAACGGCCACCTCAAGTGGCTGGAGCGGTTCGCCTACGTCAACACCACCATCTACCCCTTCACCTCCCTCGCCCTCTTGGCTTACTGCACCCTCCCCGCCGTCTGCCTCCTCACCGACAAGTTCATAATGCCGACGGTAGGTGTGTCATTTGAGGAAGTTGCATGGCTGGATTCAATTCGATGATGATTTATGTATTGAACTGGTGCATGGCTGCCGGTGGTCGTGCAGATTAGCACATTCGCCAGCCTCTTCTTCATCGCGCTCTTCATATCCATCTTCGCGACGGGCATCCTGGAGCTGCGGTGGAGCGGGGTCAGCATCGAGGAGTGGTGGAGGAACGAGCAGTTCTGGGTCATCGGAGGAATCTCCGCCCACCTCTTCGCCGTCATCCAAGGGCTGCTCAAGGTGCTCGGCGGGATCGACACCAACTTCACCGTCACGTCCAAGGCGACGGACGACGAGGAGTTCGGGGAGCTGTACGCGTTCAAATGGACGACCCTGCTCATCCCGCCCACCACCGTACTCATCATCAACATCATTGGCGTCGTGGCCGGCATCTCCGACGCCATCAACAACGGGTACCAATCGTGGGGCCCGCTCTTCGGGAAGCTTTTCTTTTCCTTCTGGGTGATCCTCCACCTCTACCCCTTCCTCAAGGGGCTGATGGGGCGGCAGAACAGGACGCCCACCATTGTCGTGATTTGGTCCGTGCTCTTGGCTTCCATCTTCTCGCTGCTGTGGGTGAGGATCGACCCCTTCGTCATCAAGACCATGGGACCTGATACCAGATTGTGTGGAATCAATTGTTAATTaagctgaaaaaaaaaattaaaagggaaaaaatTGCTAGTGTTTGCTAAGCTGCCGCTGTACTCTGTGGATTTTGTTGTCAATATGACTTCATATACCAATATTTGATGTGATTCAATTGTTGTGAAGAAtcagtttaaatttttattttaccttttGTTGTTGCTTTGGCttgaattaaaagaaaaaggactCATTGCTTCGATTGAAATCAAAGGGAGATTTCACAAAGAAAGTAATTGTCACACCTTCTAATTTAGATTACTGTGATTAGGTGAGGCCACGCTATCCTggattttctagaaaatagaaaatcaagaaaaaaaatttacttgCATTGAGGTCTTtctgttaaaaaataaaaaaaaaatacatagcaAAAGGTCGAGGATAGATAAAGAGAATAAATGAAAATTGCTTTTGTTGATAAACAAATAGCCTATTTATAAATACATTGAACATATCTACTACATGAACAATTTTCTATAACCATTAATAACTACCACCACTAAATTACTAATTGCCAACTCATCAACCTATTAATTAATTCTCTAAGTCAACATTAATATGTACATTAAATTGTATCGTCACCTTCACCTCCACTTTTGATCACAACGAAGAAGTAAAGAACCGCTTCTCTCTTAAGGCATCTTTAATCGTTAAAGctctaaatgatttttttttatgattttaatatGTCATGCCAATATTATAAAATCTTATTGAAACATCCCCAATGGTTAAAGTTCTAAGTGAACTTTTTTatgatataattcatagcatgtaGTTATATGACTTCATGCATATACATCAATTTCAATACAAAAGAGCATATTTGAATTTTCACTACTGCTCTTGAACTATAAACCTTAAACTTCATATCTACAATATATGGTTCAAGATTTTTTATTCagcttttttaattttaaaaacctcTTACAAATcttgcattggagatgctcttagTTCCttaattgtaaaataattttgtgtaattattttaattaaagtaTGATATCTTATGTGTATAGATTTGCTTGCAATCTGTTCATCCTTGATTTGCATAGAACCAACCATAAATAAAGCTCTGAATTTTGCCATGCTCCATCTTGAAAACTAATtttcttttaagtttatatatttTAGTCCTTAGGTTGACTTTGAGTTTCTTGATAGCTAGGTAAACAGTACTTAAgattttgtttttcctttccgagtctttcttttaaattataacttgaCATTTGCcaagtatttattttaaattataaccTGACATTGTCCaagtctttcttttaaattataaccTGACATTTCGTCTGAGGGGACATAGTTGAGGCATAAAATAGAGTGTTCAGTCAATGCCCAGGAGAAGGAGCCAAGGCTCCAATTGCCTTAGTTATCAAGAGCATCTCTTAGCTGCAAGTCGTATGATTCTATTTGATGGCATTGCTTGTCAGAGATAAAGAGATGTGATCTGCCAAAAACCTAGCCCACTTAACTACATCAATCCTTGACTTTTCATTAACCCTGAAACAAAAGTGCTTTCCTATATCCGCTTCTTTCTTTCCCAAGTGGTCAGGTTCTTGGGAAGGTTGACTCAATGAACCTATGCAAGCTACTTGTTCCCTAGCATAAAGAAGGATGAgatcaaagaaaactaagccaAAAATGTAGGGAAGATCGGTATGTAATTAAGGTATTATAAATGATTATTGATCGAAGGCGATGGAGACGACACACTTGGCAGATGGCTCAATTGTTCACTGAGAGAAGActctgagagagagagagaatcaaTGACACCTGACACTCTTTTCCGCTCCTTTCTGGCACTCTTTTCTACTCCTTTCTGTGCACACTCGAAAGAGCAAACAAAACGTTAGAGTAAGAACAAGGGAGGGATTCCTGGTACAagcactctgacgctcaagtcattATTGTATCCGGGCGAAAAGTGGAGAAGAGGAGGATGAACAGTAGATGCGTGTGCAGTGCGCATAGTAAAGTGTACCTGGCTAACGGAGAGAACTCCTCTTTTTTATACTAACCCTTGGAATCTCCATAATCATGAGGTGTCAGAGAATTTGAATGTCTGGtgatggaatatatatatatggtcATCCTTCAAAGAAGGTTCCGTTATATGAATATGAATTATCTTTTGTAACCTCCGTATTAATGAGGTGGCTGAAAATGTTCGATACCGGAATATGTCAAATAATGTCAGGCAATGGAAGCTCTATCGCCATCCTCAGAGGAAAGTTATTGCATATATATGCTACGGTAGCAAAAATTTCCTGACAAACAACTGTTATTTTCTGACAGATTGTTGTAATTCTTTGACAATGTTATCCCTTGGAAGCAGTCCAATTGACTCTTGGGCCGACTGACTGTATAATGAGAGACTGGTAAGAGAAAAGGGGAACTAAGGCTTTTTAGCCGACTAGTCATATGTTGAGAGTTGCTTTAGCGCTGAGAGATGAATTATGCCCTTAGATCCAACCGGTCATTTGGCCGACTGGCTATATGCTGGGCGTTATATTATAGAAGTAGGGAACTGGACCCCATATATCCGATTGGTGATAGAACCGGCCGGGTGTACTTGGTGTATCTTGGCAATGAGGAAAACACTAAGTTTC
This window of the Zingiber officinale cultivar Zhangliang chromosome 3B, Zo_v1.1, whole genome shotgun sequence genome carries:
- the LOC121967709 gene encoding cellulose synthase A catalytic subunit 9 [UDP-forming] — its product is MEASAGLVAGSHNRNELVLIRGHEEPKPLKALNGQVCEICGDEIGLTVDGDLFVACNECGFPVCRPCYEYERREGTQLCPQCKTRYKRLKGSPRVEGDEDEEDVDDIEHEFKMEEEQSKKQQQPLLNKHITEAMLYGKMSYGRGPEDEDNNTQFPPIITSSLSRPVSGEFPITNASNHGDFSSTLHKRIHPYPMSEPGSARWDEKKEGGWKERMEEWKSKQNLLGGDPDEVDPEIALMDEARQPLSRKVAIASSKINPYRMVIVLRLVVLAFFLRYRILHPVEDAIGLWLTSIICEIWFAISWILDQFPKWFPIDRETYLDRLSLRYEREGEPSMLSPVDIFVSTVDPLKEPPLVTANTVLSILAVDYPVDKVSCYVSDDGASMLTFESLSETAEFARKWVPFCKKFNIEPRAPEMYFSQKVDYLKDKVQPTFVKDRRVMKREYEEFKVRINALVAKAMKVPTEGWIMQDGTPWPGNNTRDHPGMIQVFLGHSGGHDTEGNELPRLVYVSREKRPGFQHHKKAGAMNALIRVSAVLTNAPFMLNLDCDHYINNSKAVRESMCFLMDPQIGKRVCFVQFPQRFDGIDRHDRYANRNTVFFDINMKGLDGIQGPVYVGTGCVFRRQALYGYNPPKGPKRPKMVTCDCCPCFGRRKKLKYSKSGANESTAVDGGVLDEDKELLMSQMNFEKRFGQSAAFVTSTLMEEGGVPPSSSPEALLKEAIHVISCGYEDKSDWGLEIGWIYGSITEDILTGFKMHCRGWRSIYCMPKLAAFKGSAPINLSDRLNQVLRWALGSVEIFFSRHSPVLYGYKNGHLKWLERFAYVNTTIYPFTSLALLAYCTLPAVCLLTDKFIMPTISTFASLFFIALFISIFATGILELRWSGVSIEEWWRNEQFWVIGGISAHLFAVIQGLLKVLGGIDTNFTVTSKATDDEEFGELYAFKWTTLLIPPTTVLIINIIGVVAGISDAINNGYQSWGPLFGKLFFSFWVILHLYPFLKGLMGRQNRTPTIVVIWSVLLASIFSLLWVRIDPFVIKTMGPDTRLCGINC